A stretch of the Vigna radiata var. radiata cultivar VC1973A chromosome 7, Vradiata_ver6, whole genome shotgun sequence genome encodes the following:
- the LOC106767830 gene encoding cysteine proteinase inhibitor 1-like: MKPLQCLILPMFVLFAFAVARKDNLSGGWSPIKNINDPHVKEIADYAVTEYDKRSGHELKLEKVLKGETQVVAGVNYRLILAASDGSSSNNYEAIVWEKTWQHFRNLSSFTPVRV; this comes from the coding sequence ATGAAACCTCTCCAATGCCTTATTCTTCCGATGTTTGTTCTCTTTGCTTTCGCGGTTGCAAGGAAGGACAATCTGAGCGGAGGGTGGAGTCCCATCAAGAACATCAACGATCCTCACGTAAAGGAGATAGCAGATTACGCCGTTACGGAGTATGACAAGCGATCGGGTCATGAATTGAAGTTGGAAAAGGTATTGAAGGGCGAAACTCAGGTAGTTGCGGGGGTCAACTACCGCCTTATCCTCGCGGCCTCCGACGGTTCTTCTTCCAACAACTACGAAGCAATTGTGTGGGAGAAAACGTGGCAGCATTTCAGGAACCTCAGTTCCTTTACCCCTGTACGTGTTTAA